In one window of Erythrolamprus reginae isolate rEryReg1 chromosome 1, rEryReg1.hap1, whole genome shotgun sequence DNA:
- the LOC139162138 gene encoding myeloperoxidase-like: MASLRLVFVLLGILIAVKTREADNLSLQDTAKNLEPQFLLQNVEEAKKLVDAAYQYTRDRLAEKLKKKTVRPSELLVSFKQPVGKTRLHVKAAHYMVVTLDLLKEKLQDVFPQEFNITDVLSPSQIQTIYKATGCASQDFCAKQCDEMSPYRTITGECNNLRIPTLGASNRPYVRWLPQEYEDGISLPRGWTETKKYFGFPLPLVRAVSNDIVSFPNKNVTNDRFRSVLFMQWGQFIDHDMDFGPSVTATLTFTKGIDCFKSCVKELPCYPIKIPPNDPTKKQLKCIPFIRTAPACNGGYAIRNQINALTSFVDASIVYASEDKWSMDLRNFTSDLGLLRVNNRFNDRGLAFLPFGVPEGFQDNCNVTNTSLNIPCFLAGDNRVNEMPGLVALQTLFMREHNRLATELKRLNPQMTGEELYQEARKILGAMMQKITYTEYIPAVLGDSTLPRYRGYNDSVDPRIASVFTNAFRFGHALVRPNVSRLDSRYRVLSQTPLENEFFATWKFIYQGGIDPVLRGQIAIPSKQLRQDQLVVEGLRDRLFQQNLTTSGLDLPALNMQRGRDHGLAGYNAWRQLCGLSQPQNETQLGQVLQNPQLARKLIQHYGTPKNIDLWIGGLAEPFIRNARVGPLLACIFRKQFQNLRDGDRFWWENPGVFTPAQRQALSKASLPRIICDNTFIREIPQFIFRANQYPRNFVNCSAIPRLSLFPWKKPPQ; encoded by the exons ATGGCAA GCCTGAGGCTGGTCTTTGTTCTTCTGGGCATTCTAATTGCAGTAAAGACTCGAGAGGCAGACAATCTTTCTCTACAAG ACACTGCAAAGAATCTGGAACCTCAATTCCTCCTGCAGAATGTGGAAGAAGCCAAGAAATTAGTTGATGCTGCCTATCAATACACCCGGGACAG GTTAGCAGAAAAGTTAAAGAAAAAGACAGTACGCCCATCAGAGCTCCTCGTGTCTTTCAAACAACCTGTAGGAAAAACTCGATTGCATGTGAAAGCTGCTCACTATATGGTGGTGACCTTGGACCTCTTGAAAGAGAAGCTGCAGGATGTATTTCCTCAGGAATTCAACATCACAG ATGTGCTCTCCCCTTCCCAGATACAAACTATCTACAAGGCAACCGGATGTGCTTCCCAAGACTTCTGTGCAAAGCAGTGTGATGAGATGAGCCCTTACCGGACCATTACAGGCGAATGCAATAACCT GAGAATTCCTACTTTGGGAGCTAGCAACCGCCCCTATGTCAGGTGGCTGCCTCAAGAATATGAAGATGGCATCTCTCTCCCACGGGGCTGGACGGAAACGAAGAAGTATTTTGGATTTCCACTGCCCTTA GTCCGGGCTGTATCCAATGACATCGTCTCCTTTCCTAACAAGAACGTCACGAACGATCGTTTCCGCTCAGTCTTGTTTATGCAGTGGGGGCAGTTTATCGATCATGATATGGATTTTGGACCTTCGGTAACAGCGACCCTCACCTTCACCAAAGGAATAGACTGCTTTAAGAGCTGTGTGAAAGAGCTGCCGTGTTATCCGATCAAG ATCCCACCCAATGATCCTACAAAAAAGCAGTTAAAGTGCATTCCCTTTATACGGACAGCTCCAGCGTGCAACGGTGGCTATGCCATTCGCAACCAAATCAATGCACTCACATCATTTGTTGATGCCAGTATAGTATACGCCAGTGAAGACAAGTGGTCAATGGACCTAAGAAATTTCACAAGTGACCTAGGTCTGTTGAGGGTGAATAACAGGTTCAACGATCGAGGCCTTGCCTTTCTCCCCTTTGGCGTTCCTGAAGGCTTTCAGGACAATTGCAATGTAACAAATACAAGCCTCAATATTCCCTGTTTTTTGGCAG GTGACAATCGAGTTAATGAAATGCCAGGGTTGGTTGCATTGCAAACGCTTTTCATGCGGGAGCACAATCGTCTGGCCACTGAGCTGAAGAGGCTGAACCCACAAATGACTGGAGAAGAACTCTATCAGGAGGCCCGGAAAATATTGGGAGCAATGATGCAG AAAATCACCTATACAGAGTATATACCTGCCGTGCTGGGGGACTCTACTCTGCCGCGTTACAGGGGCTACAATGACTCTGTGGATCCCCGAATTGCCAGCGTCTTTACCAATGCTTTCCGTTTTGGGCATGCTTTGGTGCGCCCCAATGTGTCTCGCTTAGACAGCCGTTACCGGGTTCTGAGTCAAACCCCCTTAGAAAATGAGTTCTTTGCTACATGGAAATTTATCTATCAAG GAGGCATTGATCCCGTGCTACGAGGCCAaattgctattccctccaaacAGCTGAGACAAGATCAGCTAGTAGTAGAGGGTCTCCGAGACCGACTCTTCCAACAAAATTTAACAACATCTGGATTGGATTTGCCAGCACTGAACATGCAGCGTGGCCGAGATCACGGTCTCGCAG GTTATAATGCCTGGAGACAATTATGTGGCCTCTCACAACCACAGAATGAAACTCAGCTGGGCCAGGTCCTCCAGAATCCTCAACTGGCCAGGAAGCTCATTCAACATTATGGGACACCCAAGAACATTGACCTCTGGATTGGGGGATTGGCTGAGCCCTTCATTCGGAATGCCAGAGTTGGGCCTCTACTGGCATGTATCTTTCGGAAACAGTTCCAAAACCTTCGTGATGGGGACAG